The DNA segment GTAGCCGCTGGTGTCCACCAGCTGGAATGACGAACGCAGCCGCGTGTCGCGGGAGAACTCGGCCTCGGCCATGCGCACAAAGTCCGGAATCACGCCCCCCAGGTCCGTGCGGTTGAGCCAGCGCGCCACCGAGGCAGACAGGCCAGCGAAGTTGGCGACCGCCGCCGCACTGGGCGAAGCCGCAACAGGAACCACCAGCGTCATAGCGCCCCCTTCCAGATCCGGAACACCCGGTTGTCCGGGTCCTGCAGAAACTGCTTGAGCAGTGCGTCATCCTGCATGCAGTCGGCAAAGGTCTTGCCGCGCTGCGCCGCCCACTGCGTCAGCACCGGAATCGGGATGGACGCCGCATGCTTGTCCCCCATGCCCGTGGTGTGCGCGCCCTGGCGGTCCAGCGCCTGGGCGCGCTCCACGGCATCGCTCACGTCGTCCACCTTCTGCAGGGTGGCGGAGCCGTCGCCATGGCAGTGCAGCACCGTGCGCGAACCCGCTGCGGCCTGAAGAATTCGAGAATGCATAAACAAAAAACCGCCCCGAAGGGCGGTGTGTGAAGGTTGACGGTGCTCAGGTGGCCTGCAGGTCGCGCAGCGCAAAGTTCGCCGCTTCCTGCTCGCACTTGAGCGTCCATTCGGTGTTGACCATGTAGTTCTCGGCATCACCGGTCTTGGCCAGCGGCGTGGTCTTCACCCCGCGCAGGCGCAGCAGCTTGAAGCGTTCCGGCTCGATCCCGAACACATCGCGTGCGCGGTTGTAGCGGCTGTTCACAATCTTCAGGCGGCCAAAGTCGCCCACATACACCTCCACCGTCGCCGTGGTGGTCTTGCTCTCCACCTTCTCGAACTTGGTGGCCGCGCCGGTAAAGGCCGACACCGTGGCCCGCAGCGCCGAAGGCACAAACAGCAGACTGGGGTTGCCGCCCTCTTCCCAGGCCTTTTGCATGGCCTGCTTCAGCAGCGCCTCGGTGAAGGTGCGCAGCGTGCCGTCGGTGGGCGCGGTGTTGGCAATGGGGTCCGGCGCCACGCCGGTCGCACCCTGCAGGCTGTTGGTCTTGAGCCAGCCCGACAGGCCGCGCGCCTGGGGCGCCACACCTTCGGCGGCGGCCACCGCCGTGCCGTTGTTGATGGCGGCGAACTCGATGTCGCGCTTGAGCTCCAGGATCTTCTTGGCCTCCTGGTAGGCCTTCTCGGACTTGCGGCCCGCCTTGTCCACCACCTCCTGGGTGCCCGTCACGCCGAAGGTCTTTTCGGAGATCTGGGTGCGGTTGCCCACGCGCACCGAAGGCGTGATCGCCTTCACCGCAGCGTTGTTGCCCTGCTCCACCTTGTTGTTCACGGCGGCAGACAGCGCATCGGTCTGCCACTCCGGGCTGACCGAGCTGCACTTGTCCTTGCCGATGGAGGACACGAACGGGGTTTCTTCGGGCGAGATGCGGTAGATCGCATCCGCCAGTTCCTCGCGGTTGCCCACGGCATTGAAAGTGGCAAAGGTATTCGTTTGTTGAGCCATATTTACTCCTGCGCCGCCAGCAAGGCGGCCAATGAATTCACGTCGCGGCGGGCATTGAGCTGCTTCCAGGCCGCGTCGATCTTGGAGGGAGGAACGCCGGCAGCACCAGGCTTGGAAGCCTTGGGCGGTGCTGCCCGCACTTGTTGCTGGACGCCGGGCCTGCGCGCCTGCAGCGCGCGCCACTGGGCGGCCTCAAGCAGCACCTTCAGGGTGCGTGCGTCGGACACCTGGGACAGCTCGGCCTCGGTGAACCCGTGGGCCAGGCCGGTGTGGCGCATGGCCATCAGGTGGTCCCGGCCAAAGCCGGGCACCGCCGCCTGCAAGGCCACCAGGGCCTGCTGCGATGCCTGCTCGTGCCGCTGCACCGCCATCTGCTCCTGCTGCTGCACCGCCGCCTGCAGGCTGTGGGCCAGCTGCGTGGCCTGGGCCTCGGTCTGGCGCCACTGGGCCTGCAGGCGGCTGGCCTCCGTCGGGTCGCGCTGGTACAGCGCATCCCAATCGGCCTTCTGGTACAGCTCCAGCTGCTCCGCCATCTGCATCAGCCACGCGTGTTCACGCGTGAGCTGCTGCGCCTGCTGGAACTGCTGGGACACCTGCTCGGCCGCCTGCCGGCGCTCCTCGCCCAGCTGCTGCGCCTTCTGCGTGTAGTCCGCATGGCGCAGGTAGCCGGCCTTGAGCTCGGCAATCGGGGCCTCGATGGCGCTACCGTCGGGGGCGCTCCACCGCACCACCAGGTCATCGTCTGGGGCTTGTGCAGCTTGTCCAGCGTCCTGCGTGGCGGCGTCCGCGTCGCCATCGGCCTGCTCGGCCTCCAGCTCGGCATACGCCAGGGGATCGCCGTCGTTCTGGTAAGCGGCTGCTTGCAGCTCGGCATCGGGGGCTTCCGGGGCTTGTCCCTCGCCGGCATCCAGCGCCGCCGCCAGATCGTCTACGGTCGTGATGTGATCGTCGTCCATGGTTGTTGCTGTGTGGTTCCGGCCAGGTGTGAGTCCACGCAAAAAAGGGCCGCATGCCGTCGCATGCAGCCCCTCGCTGGGTTGTTCCTAGACTGGTCGGTCGGGCATACCGTGCCCGGGCGGGTTGAAGAAAAGGTGAAAAAGGTGAATGAAAAAGGCGAAAGGCAGAACGAAAGAAAGCCGAAAGCCGCCTACGCCGTGCTGCCGTCGCTGTAGGTCACGGACAGCGGCCCCACCTCCAGGCGGATACCGCCATAGGTGCCGGGCCACACCCGCTGCGTCGCGTGCGGGTGGGTGGCCGCCGTGGCCACCACATCACGTGCAATGTGCAGGCGCTCCACGCGGCGCAGAAAAGCCTCCAGCGGTTCGGGCTCCGGCTCAAGCTCGGGGTCCTGAACCGCCACCGGCACTGCGGCCATGGCCGGCGCATCCGCACCGGCCTGGTCTGTCGGCACAGGCCCCTGGGCCTGCACCGGTGGCACCTGCTTCTGCGGGGCCTGCTGGTCTTGCGGCTCCTGCTGCAGCTCCTGTGGATAGGGTTCGGCCGCTTTCTGCTCTGCCGGGGATTTACGGGGTCTAGCCATTGCGCATGCGCTCCTCGATTGCGTGGTGACGGGCCTGGATCTGTGCCGCATTGGTCAACTCGGCACGTTCGAGCTTGTAGCCGTCCATCACCAGCTCGAACACCCGGAAAAACTGCTCCGCCCCCTTCAGCATGGCCACGGCCGCCTCGCGGCGTTCGCGCTCGCCCAGGGGCAGGGACAGCACTTCGCTCTGCAGCGCCTGGATCACCGTCTGCCGGGCCTCCTGCAGCAGCGGGTCCTCCAGCAGGCGCTGGGCGCGCTCGGCGCGGTACTGGGCTGCACTCATGCTTGTCCTTCCTGAAACTGCCGGGCCATGCCCTCAATGCTCTGGGCCGCCTGCTGCAGGTCCTCGGCGGTGACGCCGGGCACCTGGATGTTCTGGTCCAGCATGGAGCCGGCAATGATGTTGGTGGGCTGGCCCATGGTGCCGGCCTCCCGGGCATTGGCCGCCAGGTAGCCGGCGGCCAGCTCCAGCAGCCGGTCCCTGTCGCGCTGCTGCAGCTCCATGTGCTTGATCTGCAAGTCCGCCGCACGCTTCTTGTCGCCCTCGGCCGCCTCGGCCTGCAGCCGCATGGCCTGCAACTGCTGCTGGCCCTGCAGCTTCATCTGCTCCAGCCGGGACTGGATCTGTGCCTGCATCTGCGCCTGCACCTGCACCGGGTCCGGCTGCGGCGGCTTGGGCGGAATCTGGTCCGGCGCCAGCATGAACTTCTCCCCCGCCCCCTTGAGCTTGGCGTGCTTGGCCAACGCCTTGCCATATTCATAGATTTGCGGCGGCCCCACCAGCCCGGCCTGCGCGGCCTGCTGCATGAACTGGCCGAACTGCTGCAGCAGCATCAGGGTCTCGGCCTTGTCGCCCGTGCCCAGGCCCACATCGGTACTCACATCCATGTCGGGCGACCACATGCGCAGATCAAACTGCACAAACCGGCCGCGCAGGCGCACCGTGGTCGGAATGTCCTGGTACTGGGTCAGCAGCCGCAGCACCAGCTTGAACAGCTGCTTGACGCCCGTCTCCGCAAAGGTACGCAGGATCAGCAGCATGCGCTTGTCTGCCATGTTGGAAATCTTGGCAATGCCCGTGGCCGTCTTGTTCAGGCTGTCCGCATCCAGGCCCTGGTTGTAGCGGGTCACCCCGGTGCGGCGCTCGCGCATGCCCTGCACCATCTCGATGCCGGCCAGGCTCTCGGTCGCCACCAACGCGGTCTTGATCGGCACCACGGCATCCGCCGCCGCACCCTCGCCGCGGATGATGCCGCCAATGCGGTTGCTGATCACGTCCTCGATGTTGACGCGCGCCGCCAGGTTCACATAGGTGCGCGGGTTGTTGGCCAGGTACAGGCTGTCCACATACTGGCGCGTCAGCCCGCTGTTCAGCCGCTGCAGCTCCACCACCGGGTCGGCCAGCGCCATGCCGATCACGCGGTGCGGCAGCTTGATGGGTGTCAGCACCGCATATTCATGCCCCTGCACCTCTTCGTTCTCCAGCTCGCCGTTGCCCGACACCAGCACCCGGCGCCACTCGGCCACACCGTCGCCGTTGTAGTCGCAGCGGACAAAGCCCTCGAACAGCCGCACCTCCTCCAGCGACCGGTCCGCGCTCTCCGCCAGCTGGTCCCGCAGATCGTCCGGCTCCTGGGCACCGCTGCCCTCAAAGCTCTGGATCGCGGCCACATCGGCAAAGCCCATCTCCGTCAGCTGCGAGCGGGTGTAGGTCACCCACTCCCCCACCAGACGGGCGTCTTCCAGGCGCTTGGCCGAGCGGTTGACCAGAAAGTCCCCCGGCGCCACATTGCGCAGCTCCACCTTGCCGCGCTGGCGGCGCTGCAGCGTCACATCCCACAGCAGGGGCTGCTGCAGCCCGGCGGCCTGGGCCACTTCGGGCTGCAGCAGCTCGCTCGGCGAGGCTTCCAGCACGCGCACGGCTGGATCCTGGGTCAGCAGCACCAGCTGCTCCTCGCTCAGGCCCTTGAACTCTTCGCGCACCGGGTCCGGCTGCACCCACTTGGCACGCACCACCCCCAGCTTGGACAGCAGCGCATCCTTGAACCAGTCGCTGAACAGCAGAAACCCGGGGTTGTCGTCCCGGATCACATAGTTCACCAGCTCGGTGGCCTGCTCGGCATAGGCCGCATCCTCCGGCCCGCGCGGCAGAAACTCGCCGATGTGGTCCCCGCTGAAAAACGGCTCCAGAAAATTCGGCAGCGCGCCCTCAATGGTCTCGAACACATCCCAGCTCACCACCTGGGAGCGGCCGTCCACCTCATTGCCCAACGGCAGGCCCAGGTAGTACTGCAGATTGCGCTGCTGCTCACCCCGGATGCCGCTGGCCAGCCAGCTGTGCGCATCCTCGATCTCACGCTCCAGCACATTGCGGAACGTGTCACTGTTCATTGTTGCCATCACACAATCCCTATGTTGGGCAGTTGAAGGGGCTGCCCCTGCCGGGGCGGCTCCCACACGCAGCACATCAGCCCGAAGGCGTCCGCACCGTGGCTGGCCCAGTCGTGCGCCGGCCCCAGGCCAATGCCCCGGGCCTCGTCGCGCTTCTCGTGGTACCAGCCCAGGGCGGCGCGGCCGCCTTCCGTGCTCGTCTCGTTGAACCAGATGCTGGGGAACAGCCGGCGCGCGGCTTCCACCCGCTTCATCGCCGCCCCCTTGCCCTGGTTGGGCACCACCGTCACCCGGTAGCCCAGCGACTGCAGCGCGCTCTTGGGCGTCACCGCATGCACCGTGTCGGCCTTCTCGCCGTCGTGCGGCAGCCAGATCTGCAGCCGCTCCGGCGTATAGCCCTGGTCGCGCAGCCACTGCACATGGGCCGCCATGGGCTGGCCCTGGGCCTCGTAGTAGTCCAGCACCCGCACCTGCATGCCCACAAACTGCACGATCCACATCGCAAAGCTGTCCGCGTTCTGGCCGGTGCCGCCAATGTCCACAAAGGCCCGCAAGGCCATCAGCGGGTCCGCCGCCACCACGCCAATGCGCCCCTGGGCCCGGGTATCGGCCAGCTGGCGCGCAAAGTACGCGCCCTCGTTCACCGTCTCGTAGCCGCCCTCCCAGATATGGTCGTACTTGTCGGGCTGCAGGCGCAGACAGTCCTGGCGCTCCTGCTCCAGCTCGGCCGTGAACCAGGGGTTGTCGCGCCAGTTGGCCTGCACCACCCGGGCACCGGTGGGCAAGCCTTCGGCGCGCAGCATGCGGTCCACCGGATCCTTGGCAAAGCGCGGGTTCCAGCCAAACCACAGCTGCGACCCCGCCGCGCGCATCGTCGGCTTCAGCAGGTCCAGGCTGCGCTGGGTCGCCGTCTGCGCCTCTTCCCACCAGGCACGCTTGAAGCCCTCCAGCGATTTCACGCTGTCGGCCGTGTAGTCGTTCATGCCTTTGAAGATGACCAGGCCATCCCCCGGCGTAGTGATCACATCCTTGTAGACCCGAAACCCATCCGCCTGGCCCAGCCCCAGCGCGGACAGCTTGGACTCCAGCAAAGCCTTGCTCGACTGGCTCAGGTCCTTCTGCACCTCGCGGATACACACCGCACGCAGGCCCTCGCCGCCCATGGCGCCGGGCTCGTACAGGCAGTCCTCCAGCAGCATCTCGGCAAAGAAATGGCTCTTGCCAGACCCCCGCCCCCCATGCGCGCCCTTGTAGCGCGCAGGCTCCAGCAGCGGCGCAAACACGCGCGCCGTCTTCAGATTCAGCGTTCTCATGCCTGGGGATCGATGATGGTGCGCGTCACATGCGCCACCGTTTCAATGGGGCCGCCGCCAGGGGCAGACAGGCCCAGCTTGTCGTTCAGCATGCCCAGGTGGCGCATCGCCAGCTGCAGCGTGGCCACCTTGTCGAACACCCGGGTCTTGATGGTGTAGCCCGCCACCTGCTTGCGCCGCGGCGCACCGCCGTGGGCGGCAGAGCCTGCTGCAGAGACAGTTGCAGAGGCGGCTGCAGAGGCCGACGGCTCGTGCAGTGCATCCTCCCCGCCACCGCGCTCCAGCTCTTCCTTCACCTCAATGCTGGCCAGCGCTGCCGCCGTGTCGGCATCCAGCTCGCAGGGGTCCTTCATGCTCCCGTCCGCGCGGTACAGCCTGCGGATGTCAAAGAAGGCAATCCGCGCCAGCTCCTGCAGCACCCTGTCCTGGGTGATCTCGGTGCGTACCGCCCGCGCCTGCTGCGCGGCCTGGACGGCCCGCGCCACCCCGCCCTGCTTCAAAAGCCGCGCCCCCTGGGACGCGGCGGTCTTGGCGCTGTAGCCGGTCCTGATCGCGGCCTGAGTCGCGTTCAGGTCAATCAGGTACTCGGCCACAAAGCGCTCCTGCTTTGGGGTCAGTTCCATGTGTTTTTTCCAATAAAAAAGCCACCCGAAGGTGGCTGTGGTGGTGGGGTGGCAGCGCCCATGGGCGCTGTCGTCTGTGAACGTGCGCGATAAGCAACGTAGGGACACAATCTCAAAAATCGGCACGCCAAAGCTGTCATTCGGAGTGGGCAATTTAACCGCTATCCTCCTTTGCAGCATTTAGAACCTAGATTTTGATAGCCACAGAAAACATTGCATTAAGAAATTTGATGAATAAATATCTGTAGTCACACAGCAAGCAGAACTACACCGAACCCAGAGTTTCTCAGCTATTTGCTGATTTAACGATTCCCATTAAGAGAAAGCATGAGTTATTACTGATGACTAAGGCGCAAAAAATCGCTAGCACCTTGATAGAAGAAGGAAACAAGGCTAGAGCACATTTTCAGGTATGGTGGGCACTTCGAAATAAGTCCTTACCAAAATACTACGAAACCATGAATGATTCTAGTTATGTCGATTTCTTCCACGTATCAAATTCTGGCCACTACACGCTTTTCTTACTTTCTCTAGCAAAAATTTTTGATCGTGACAGTCGTGTGGCCGGTATTCAGAAATTTAAACAGGCGCTCTGCACAGAAGGTATGAACGAACTGGCCGAAAGCCTTTCGCAGGCTCTCGCACCATACCAGGATACAGTTGAAAATGTAATGAGAATCCGAAATAAATCTGTTGCGCATAATGAACACAGTATCACACGCGAAGACGTTTACAGACTAAATGGCGTTACACCCAACGAACTCCAAATGTTGATCGACGCAGCCTGTCAAGCGATTAACGAAACTAGCAGAGAACTGGGCATCAACAACCTTATATTCGACGGAAACAGAGCAGAAAAAGCGACTTTCAATATGCTAAAAGCTTTATCAAAAGGACGGAAATAAATTAATCGAACTCAGACTTCAATCCCCACAAACATCAACTTCTACAGTCTTTCCATGGAATCAAAAGAATCAGCCATTTGGCCTCCATTTGAGGCGTTTTATATCCAAAGCATGCTATTCAACAGCGTTTCAGCGACTCAATCAATAGCTCGCCTAGAAAATATATTCAGCACGCTGCCAATACAGGTAACACAGGAAGATATTACGAAACTTCCTGTTAAGTCGGTGCTAAACGAACTACAAAACATTGTGCTTCAAAGCGCTTCACTGTCACGATATTTTTGGCCTATCCGTAAGGGACACGAGGCACGTGGCAAGCGCCTTAGAGATTCATTCTCAATGACAGAGCCAGCCCACTGTTCAACAGGGATCTTCGTAATGCTTTAGAACATTTCGATGAGAGACTGGATAAATATTTATCTGGTGGAGTCGTTGGCTACGTCCGCCCTGAATTCGTCGGCACTAAGCCAGAAATTGATGGAATTCCTGGGCATTTCTTCCGAGCCTATTTTTTGGATACCGGAGAATTTCGTTTGTTAGATGAAGAATTCAATATTAAGCCTCTTGCTGATGAACTCTTATTTGTTCATCGCCACCTGTCCATTCTTGATAAAAACGGAGGTATGTTGCGAGATGCAGTCCGTCATATTGAAGAATTTGGAGATAATTGATTGCGTATCATGCAATATCTCAACCGAACAAAAATTCTCTTCTCTGATATTAACTTCTAGCCGCTAGTATCCAGCGATCGAGGATTACGCATAACCACAGCGATTACGTCACATCCGTTGAGCACCAACCCGCGACACGTCCTACTACGCCCAATCAGCTCCCAGCACGCATGCCCCGTCACCCAACCACCTGCTTCTCCACCACCCGCCGCCCTTCCCAGCACGCGAAAGCCACCCATGCGCATCGGTGAACTCGCAGCCCTGACAGGCTGTACCCCCAAGGCGCTGCGGCTGTACGAAGCGCACGGCCTGCTCGGCACCGTGGCGCGCCAAGGCAGCTACCGCCACTACGGCCCGGAAGATGTCCAGCGCGTGCAGTGGATACGCCAGGCCTTGGCGCTGGGTTTCCGCCTGGCCGCGCTGCAACCGCTGCGCACCATGGACACCCCGGCCGGCGCCGCCGCCGTCCTGGCCTTGCTGCAAACCCGGCGGCGCGCCATCGCGGATGAGCTGCAGCGTCTGCAAGCCGCCGACACCGCGCTGGCCGCTTTGGCGCTGGAACTAAGCACTTGCGAGACAGCCACCGAGTGTCCTGCGCCAGATCAACTCGGCATCCGACGCAGCGCTTGACTCTGCCCCACGGGACAAGGTGATGCTGGCGGCTTGTCTACTCAGCCAGCTTCCACCCTCCATGTCCCGCCGCATCCTCATCATCCTCGGACAACCCTCTTCCAGCAGCCTGTGTGCGGCCTTGGCCCACGCCTATGCCGATGCGGCACGCCAATCGGGCGCCGAAGTGCGCCTGCTGCAACTGGGTGACATGGCTTTCGATCCCATCCTGCACCACGGTTACCAGCGCGTCCAGCCGCTGGAGCCCGACCTGCAGGCCGCACAGGCCGACATCACCTGGGCACAGCACCTGGTGTGGGTCTACCCCATCTGGTGGGGAGGCCTGCCTGCCCTGCTCAAGGGATTTCTGGACCGCACCTTCCTGCCCGGCTTCGCCTTCAAATACCGCCCCAACTCTGCGCTGTGGGACCGCCTGCTGGCGGGCCGCAGTGCAGAGCTGCTGGTGACCATGGACTCCCCGCCCTGGTACTACCGCTGGGTGCAGCGCCAACCGGGCCACCGGCAAATGAAGCAGACCATTCTGGAATTCAGCGGTATCAAGCCCGTGCGCGTGCACAGCTTTGGCCCGGTGATCCGTTCCAGCGACGCCACGCGTGCCCGCTGGATCCAGCGGGCCCACACCCTGGGTGCCCGTGCCGGCGCACGCTGAGCCAACCCGCCGGAATATGCCGCGCGACTTGCCGGACCAGGCGGCAGCCAGAAACAGAAAAGCCCTGGCGCATGAGGCCAGGGCTTTGGAATTAGCGCCAGGGGCAAAGCAGCGTTTCAGCGGCCCGACCTGTTCCCAGCCACTGCATCTTGCCGCCTCTGTGTGACAACTTCATGGCAGTGTCGGTAAGAAAAAAGCCCCGACGATCGCTGGTCAGGGCTTTGTATGCTGGTGGATTGCCTGGGAATCGAACCTAGTTGCCTTGCGGGCGGCGGATTTACAGTCCGCTGCAGTCACCAATGCTGCTCGCAATCCATGCCGTGATTCTATCATTTGAATAGCACCACATCCGTAAACAACAAAGCCCGCAGGCGAACCTTGCGGGCTTGGTGGCATCAGCGAATCCGGTCGCAGCCAACCCGGCGCAAACCGGGTTCGTTCTGCGCTGTTGCTAACGATGGACGTACGTTACCACAGTTTTTCTGGCTTCGCAAGCCATTGCAAACAGAATTCGCACGGACTGCCCGCAACCGCCTCCACGCAAGCTGCAGCAGGACAAATGCACGCCCCCTGCCCGCCGTGGCGGCGGCAGCCCCAAGCGCAGCACAGGTGCCATGGCCCGCCGACGCTGGCAGCGCCGACAAAAAAGCCCCGGCAGACCCGCCAGGGCTTTGGTATGAGGAGCGGGCAATGGCTGCAGCACACCCGCTTGCACGGGAGGGCTACACAGCACTACACAAACCGCAGAAAAGACTTCAGCACCGTGGTCAGCAGACAGGCCACCCCGGAAAAATAAACCACCACCACCAGGCAGATCAGAAATACATGGCGGTGCGTGGAAACCGTCCAATGCCAGTCGTTGCGCTCCAGCCAGCCCCAGCTGACGGCGTACACACACAGAACGATGCTGGCGCCAATGGCAAACAACATGGTGACCCCTCTTGCAGCGGGCACCCCGGTCCAGAGGTGCAAGGCCGCCGCGCCCATTGATTTCTGGGGCAAGCTTCACACACCGTCTCCGACAGCGTCATCAGCGCATTGCCCGTGGGGGACAAGCGGTCGGCAACACCCACCTCAACAGCTTCACCACGGCACCAGAGCCACTGGACCACACCCCAAAACACAAAAGCCCGCAGGCACACCTGGCGGGCTTTTTGTTTGGTTGGAACCGGGGGTCGCAGCCAACCCGGCGCAAACCGGGTTCGTTCCGTGCTGGTGCTAACGATGCGCGTACGTTATCTGAAATCCTCCCTGCCGTCAACCGCCCGCAGGCGGTTGCACAGCATGGCGCGGCCTTCTTTCACCAGCTCGGCCAGGCGCGCCTTGCTTACCGCCGCCTGGCGGGCCGCTTTCGCTGGATTGCCGCTGTACACATACCACCAGCGGATTGCAAAGCGGTGCCGCTCCGGCAGCGCATACACCGCTTTCTCCATCAGGTGCCCGTCAATGGCATCCACCGCCAGGGTGATGGTGCCGCGCTCGCGCTCCTCTTTTTCCTTCAGGTACCGCCACATGGGGTGCGCGGTCCAGGATGCGCCTTTGCCGGACACCCAGCGGCGCCAGTTCTGCAGCCGCTCATGGATGGCAGCGTGTTCGGGTGCAATGTGCTGGTAGTCCACATAGCCTTGGTTTGTTGTCTGCATGGGCTGTCTTCTCTTTCTTTCAGTCGCTTGAACCATCGGGTTGGATTGGCTTGGATTTGGTTGGGGGAATCAGGGTGGGTCGGGTTGGGTAGGCTTCCTGGGGGCGGGCAGCGTGCACGGTGCGCGTCGCCGGCTCATCCGCCCTCCCACAGGTCGTAAAACGTCACGCCCAGCTCGGATGCGGCATAGGCCTCCACCCGGGCGCAGAACGCGGCAAATTCGGCGGGACTCAGGCGCCTGGAGCTGGCGCCCACCACGGCGCCATCGGGCAGCTCCACCACGCCGATGAAGCGCCGCTTCAGCAGCTCGTGCCAGGTCTGCGCGTCGTACTGGCGGCCGTTGACCACCGCCTGCTGCGCAATCTGCGCCAGCACACCCTGGCCCCAGTAACGCCGGTTCTGGGCCCGACTGCGCTTGCGCCGCGCCACCGTCAGCACCCAGCGGCCGGAACCCTGGAACGCCTGGGCCAGAAACGGGAACAGCTGCGCCCGTATGGCCACCCAGGCCTGCCGGCGGCTGAACAGATCGATCTCCAGTTGCTCAGACATGGGCCGCCCTCCACAGCAAAGGCGCCCAGGGGTTGCCCTGCAGGGCCTGCAGAAAAGCCGCCTGCACCCGCGGTGCCTCCAGCTGCTGGTGCGCCGGTGCACAGCACAGCGGGTTGCCGCAGCGCTGGGTGATGCGGGCTTGCGCAGGCACCACCGTGCCTGTCAGCTCCAGCACCTGCTTTTGCACACGGCGGTTGAAGCGCACCCCGCCCTCGTGCACGCTCAGGTACGGCCGCTGGCGAATCAGCGCCCCCTGCCAGATCCAGCAGCCGCCATCGGCACGGCAGCGCGCATGGATCTGCGCCAAGGTCACAGCGCCGCTCATGCCCGCACCTCTTGCAGGGAAGCGCCGGCCAGCAGGCGCATGGCCTGCGCAGGCAAAGTGGAAATCCGTGTCTTGCCCGCCATGCTGCCGTGCTGGATCACCGCCATGGCCCGCTGCGGGTCACCCACCAGCGCCGGGCGCGGCAGCGGGATGCCCCGGCTGCTGTACTCATGGTCGGGCGAGCGGTCGCCCGCCAGGCGGCGCTGGTAGTCGCACTGCCCGCGCGCGGTGTAGGCGCGGTGGGCTTCCTGAAAGCGGTGCTGCAGATAGGACAGCTCCCTGATGTCGGTACGGCACACCTTGGGCCAGCCGCCCAGGTCTTCCACCACGGCGTGAATGGCCGGGTCGTCAAACACCACATCGCGGTAGGCGCCCACGGCGCTCATGGCCTCGTGTACCTTGCCCCAGGCCAGCGCGGCCCGGTCGGTGCTGGTGCCCTGCAGCACCCGCACCAGGTCGGCCACCTTGGGGGCAAACTGGCCGCGCTCGGGGTCCATGGCATGGCGCTGCAGCGCGGTGGCCACCTGTTCCAGCTCGCAGCCCTGCAACGCCCCCCACCACACAGTCAGCGTGAACGCGCTGCAGTCCTTGCCGTAGTACGCCATGGCGTCCGTCAGCAGGTCCTTGAACGCTGGCATTTCGTCAGCGCGCATGGCCGGCCCCCTGCGTCTGCATTTGCGTCTGCGTCGGTGTTTGCACCTGCGCCTGGGCCTGCATCTTCTGCAGCCACGCATCCCCCACGGCGCGGTTGCGCGCCTCCAGCGCCTCCTGCCGGTTTACCGGCTGCGCCGCCACCCGGGGCTTTTGCAGCTGGGCGCCCAGCGCCCGCGCCTCCCGCTCCTCGCGCTCCACAATCCCCAGCGCATAGCTGAAGCTCTTGCCCGCCGCCAGGGCCTTGTGCGCCGCGTCCTCGAACTGGCCCACCCCCACCCCGGCGTTCAGCAGGGCGTTGAGCTTGGCATTGCCCGGGTTGACCAGCCCCACGCCCAGGCGCTTCATCAGCTGGCACACCGTGCCGGCCAGCGGGTGGCTGTTGTCGCCCGTGGGGCGCGGCAGTGCATGCGGTGCGGGCAGATCGGCCGGGTCGGCACGTCCGCTCGGATGGTCCGCATGGGCAGGATGGACAGGATGGCGCGGGGCCGC comes from the Comamonas terrigena NBRC 13299 genome and includes:
- a CDS encoding DUF5309 domain-containing protein, with translation MAQQTNTFATFNAVGNREELADAIYRISPEETPFVSSIGKDKCSSVSPEWQTDALSAAVNNKVEQGNNAAVKAITPSVRVGNRTQISEKTFGVTGTQEVVDKAGRKSEKAYQEAKKILELKRDIEFAAINNGTAVAAAEGVAPQARGLSGWLKTNSLQGATGVAPDPIANTAPTDGTLRTFTEALLKQAMQKAWEEGGNPSLLFVPSALRATVSAFTGAATKFEKVESKTTTATVEVYVGDFGRLKIVNSRYNRARDVFGIEPERFKLLRLRGVKTTPLAKTGDAENYMVNTEWTLKCEQEAANFALRDLQAT
- a CDS encoding PBSX family phage terminase large subunit, which codes for MRTLNLKTARVFAPLLEPARYKGAHGGRGSGKSHFFAEMLLEDCLYEPGAMGGEGLRAVCIREVQKDLSQSSKALLESKLSALGLGQADGFRVYKDVITTPGDGLVIFKGMNDYTADSVKSLEGFKRAWWEEAQTATQRSLDLLKPTMRAAGSQLWFGWNPRFAKDPVDRMLRAEGLPTGARVVQANWRDNPWFTAELEQERQDCLRLQPDKYDHIWEGGYETVNEGAYFARQLADTRAQGRIGVVAADPLMALRAFVDIGGTGQNADSFAMWIVQFVGMQVRVLDYYEAQGQPMAAHVQWLRDQGYTPERLQIWLPHDGEKADTVHAVTPKSALQSLGYRVTVVPNQGKGAAMKRVEAARRLFPSIWFNETSTEGGRAALGWYHEKRDEARGIGLGPAHDWASHGADAFGLMCCVWEPPRQGQPLQLPNIGIV
- a CDS encoding terminase small subunit; this encodes MELTPKQERFVAEYLIDLNATQAAIRTGYSAKTAASQGARLLKQGGVARAVQAAQQARAVRTEITQDRVLQELARIAFFDIRRLYRADGSMKDPCELDADTAAALASIEVKEELERGGGEDALHEPSASAAASATVSAAGSAAHGGAPRRKQVAGYTIKTRVFDKVATLQLAMRHLGMLNDKLGLSAPGGGPIETVAHVTRTIIDPQA
- a CDS encoding MerR family transcriptional regulator, giving the protein MRIGELAALTGCTPKALRLYEAHGLLGTVARQGSYRHYGPEDVQRVQWIRQALALGFRLAALQPLRTMDTPAGAAAVLALLQTRRRAIADELQRLQAADTALAALALELSTCETATECPAPDQLGIRRSA
- a CDS encoding portal protein, coding for MNSDTFRNVLEREIEDAHSWLASGIRGEQQRNLQYYLGLPLGNEVDGRSQVVSWDVFETIEGALPNFLEPFFSGDHIGEFLPRGPEDAAYAEQATELVNYVIRDDNPGFLLFSDWFKDALLSKLGVVRAKWVQPDPVREEFKGLSEEQLVLLTQDPAVRVLEASPSELLQPEVAQAAGLQQPLLWDVTLQRRQRGKVELRNVAPGDFLVNRSAKRLEDARLVGEWVTYTRSQLTEMGFADVAAIQSFEGSGAQEPDDLRDQLAESADRSLEEVRLFEGFVRCDYNGDGVAEWRRVLVSGNGELENEEVQGHEYAVLTPIKLPHRVIGMALADPVVELQRLNSGLTRQYVDSLYLANNPRTYVNLAARVNIEDVISNRIGGIIRGEGAAADAVVPIKTALVATESLAGIEMVQGMRERRTGVTRYNQGLDADSLNKTATGIAKISNMADKRMLLILRTFAETGVKQLFKLVLRLLTQYQDIPTTVRLRGRFVQFDLRMWSPDMDVSTDVGLGTGDKAETLMLLQQFGQFMQQAAQAGLVGPPQIYEYGKALAKHAKLKGAGEKFMLAPDQIPPKPPQPDPVQVQAQMQAQIQSRLEQMKLQGQQQLQAMRLQAEAAEGDKKRAADLQIKHMELQQRDRDRLLELAAGYLAANAREAGTMGQPTNIIAGSMLDQNIQVPGVTAEDLQQAAQSIEGMARQFQEGQA